Proteins found in one Cetobacterium somerae genomic segment:
- a CDS encoding outer membrane protein OmpK, with amino-acid sequence MLLKKFLLLGSVILSTVSYAKYEPWNFTVLEGSLIKGNALPNGWGTSEKDVILEVQGTTRYNLLDLYWFVDRSNIFKNSKLSDKNGIDANYTYGEISPRISLDGLTGTNLSFGPISEWFIATQFDFDNVHGKSQWTGQNEGLRKYYVGIGNYISIPEMKYMKFDYFKTNLYARYVEKNYGRNEDQWDGYLFNIAYGGTIYKFENGMKFGFSGWLDYDFGAKNSSEFNKQTHDSLQWQNQIRFYLNNNLSVSYTYQINNHFSQVDQNSSNKNNESFGIHYAIMF; translated from the coding sequence ATGTTATTAAAGAAATTTTTACTTTTAGGTTCAGTTATACTTTCAACAGTAAGTTATGCTAAATATGAACCTTGGAATTTTACTGTTTTAGAAGGTAGCCTTATTAAAGGTAATGCCTTGCCAAATGGTTGGGGAACTTCAGAAAAAGATGTTATATTAGAGGTACAAGGGACGACTAGATATAATCTTTTAGATTTATATTGGTTTGTGGATAGATCAAATATCTTTAAAAACTCTAAATTAAGTGACAAAAATGGTATTGATGCTAACTATACTTATGGTGAAATTTCACCTAGAATATCACTAGATGGTTTAACTGGAACCAATCTATCTTTCGGACCTATATCAGAGTGGTTTATTGCAACTCAATTTGATTTTGATAATGTTCATGGCAAAAGTCAATGGACTGGACAAAATGAAGGACTTAGAAAATATTATGTTGGTATTGGTAACTATATATCAATTCCAGAAATGAAGTATATGAAGTTTGATTATTTTAAAACAAATTTATATGCTAGGTATGTAGAAAAGAATTATGGTCGAAACGAAGATCAATGGGATGGATATTTATTTAATATTGCTTATGGTGGTACTATTTATAAATTTGAAAATGGTATGAAATTTGGATTTAGTGGTTGGCTTGATTATGATTTTGGTGCAAAAAATAGCTCTGAATTTAATAAGCAAACTCACGACTCTTTACAATGGCAAAATCAAATTAGATTTTACCTAAATAATAATCTTTCTGTAAGCTACACTTATCAAATAAATAACCATTTTTCTCAAGTTGATCAAAATAGTTCAAATAAAAATAATGAATCTTTTGGTATTCATTATGCTATCATGTTTTAA